The following are encoded in a window of Citrobacter freundii genomic DNA:
- the paaD gene encoding 1,2-phenylacetyl-CoA epoxidase subunit PaaD encodes MQHLAAIAPAEVHTVWGLLSAIPDPEVPVLTITDLGMVRRVERHGDGWVIGFTPTYSGCPATEHLLGEIRAVMTEHGYTPVHIVLQLDPPWTTDWMSPDARERLRQYGISPPQAHACHADEMPKDVLCPRCGSTHSSLISEFGSTACKALYRCESCREPFDYFKCI; translated from the coding sequence ATGCAACATCTTGCCGCCATCGCACCTGCTGAGGTGCACACCGTTTGGGGATTGCTAAGCGCTATCCCCGACCCGGAAGTGCCGGTGCTGACCATTACTGACCTCGGCATGGTGCGCCGCGTGGAACGTCACGGCGACGGCTGGGTGATTGGCTTCACGCCAACCTATTCCGGCTGCCCGGCAACCGAACATCTGTTAGGTGAAATTCGCGCGGTGATGACCGAGCACGGCTACACCCCGGTACACATTGTGTTGCAGCTTGACCCACCGTGGACTACCGACTGGATGAGCCCGGACGCCCGCGAGCGCCTGCGCCAGTACGGCATCAGCCCGCCGCAGGCCCACGCCTGTCACGCCGACGAAATGCCGAAGGATGTGCTCTGTCCACGCTGCGGTAGCACCCACAGCTCGCTGATTAGCGAATTCGGTTCCACGGCCTGCAAAGCGCTGTATCGCTGCGAAAGCTGCCGTGAACCCTTTGATTACTTTAAATGTATTTGA